From a single Sebastes umbrosus isolate fSebUmb1 chromosome 17, fSebUmb1.pri, whole genome shotgun sequence genomic region:
- the auts2a gene encoding autism susceptibility gene 2 protein isoform X7, with product MDASKVPDFGIHVLSTNGSQEPHGPGLLKVSGLERSQEKSQETCRDPQPPASSPPSQPLPPRALPLPQPQPQPSVPQPLSPHRTQTNGPTQAPASTNPPTRSEALPRPQTPAALPLAQGQEPSPLPPPRPQHQPELLSHPRPPPTPSLHPHPPSPALPSHHPHQQHPSQAGPHRPPSRCHPRPLSAYNGHNLNGHSSSRSSTPGTKPHGPPTPSLQHPHHPPPPAAAAAAAAAASSFPLPLAANQSTPHGFPPALQSSPHPHHPNMFAPPAALPPPPPLTSSALPAPGHPAAGSAYSEQDLLRQELNTRFLASQNADRGASLGPPPYLRTEFHQHQHQHQHQHQHQHTHQHTHQHTFTPFPHAIMPTPAPPMVRTPARNFEKYPTKVDPFYRHSLFHAYPPAMSGLPPVIPPTGPFGSLQGAFQPKTSNPLDVARPGGVPHTFLQKDPRLTDPFRPVLRKPGKWCAMHVHIAWQIYHHQQKVKQQMQVDPHKLDFGLKPEFLSRPPGPSLFGAIHHPSDLARPATLFSAAGPTHPSAGPFGHPPHHPGNFLAPASHLEPFGRPASFGGLGTLSSSAFGGLGNPALKSLAAANSVFGHKDGPNAQQHFNPGGNSGHQEPWNRLHRTPPSFPTPPPWLKPGDSERSTSASSHERDRDSDKRDSLVSKDDKDRDSVEKRHSSHPSPVPVNPINLLGHTRPPEHHRNHLLPASGEPQRDKENKAKDREREHSDSWKDNGTDDHKLKDNQHSDKDTPIILDGRVSEDKVSNRGTPSPYVRQTSLERPNGGLSREVLEKKAELPYEHQKKNNEVKVKEERKEEQDGATERATEQPTRAPSTPNLPPNLPPNLHPPSSMPMPMSMAGVHPINSISGLERTRMVAPFMGISPIPGADRFPYPAFHWDPMRDPYRGLDIHRRDPLARDLLLRNDPLHRLAGQRLYEAERSYRDREPHDFNRDHIHPLALEQRREQERAHMEERERLNMLREDYEHGRLHQAMHHLDGHLPHPAQGLMAPGLPGMHYSRVSPSAAAAAAAAATAHQNGILNKTPPTASLSAPPPLIPTLGARPGSPRRTTPLATDIRDRPAHKDIEAR from the exons ATGGATGCTAGCAAAG TTCCAGATTTTGGCATCCATGTGCTCTCCACCAATGGCAGCCAGGAGCCTCATGGGCCAGGCCTCCTCAAGGTGTCAGGCCTAGAGcgcagtcaggagaagagccaGGAGACCTGCAGGGACCCCCAACCCCCTGCATCCAGCCCTCCCAGTCAGCCTCTGCCCCCCCGAGCCCTCCCCCTGCCCCAGCCGCAGCCCCAGCCGTCCGTCCCCCAGCCCCTGTCCCCTCATCGGACCCAAACAAACGGCCCCACCCAGGCTCCGGCCTCCACGAACCCGCCCACACGCTCAGAGGCTCTCCCCAGGCCTCAGACGCCCGCAGCCCTGCCTCTCGCTCAGGGCCAAGAGCCCTCGCCGCTCCCCCCTCCCCGGCCCCAGCATCAGCCCGAGCTGCTGTCCCACCCCCGGCCTCCGCCGACGCCCAGCCTTCACCCACACCCGCCATCGCCCGCCCTCCCCAGCCATCACCCTCACCAACAGCACCCCAGTCAGGCCGGGCCCCACCGGCCCCCGTCACGCTGCCACCCACGGCCCCTTTCCGCCTACAACGGCCACAACCTCAACGGTCACAG cagcagcaggagcagcaccCCAGGCACCAAGCCCCACGGGCCCCCTACTCCCTCTCTGCAACACCCCCACCACCCGCCTCCCCCtgcagcggcggcagcagcagcagcagcagcctcctcctTCCCGCTGCCCTTGGCGGCTAACCAGAGCACCCCCCACGGCTTCCCCCCTGCCTTGCAGTCCTCGCCGCACCCACATCACCCCAATATGTTCGCTCCTCCAGCGGCCttgcctccaccaccaccacttacGTCTAGCGCCCTGCCAGCACCAGGACATCCCGCTGCTGGGAGTGCCTACTCAG AGCAAGACCTTCTGCGCCAGGAGCTCAACACCCGTTTCCTGGCCTCCCAGAACGCCGACCGTGGCGCCTCGCTGGGCCCTCCGCCCTACCTGCGCACCGAGTTCCACCAGcaccagcatcagcatcagcaccagcaTCAGCACCAACACACCCACCAGCACACCCACCAGCACACCTTCACGCCCTTCCCCCACGCCATCATGCCCACCCCAGCACCGCCCATGGTGCGTACCCCGGCCAGAAAC TTTGAAAAATACCCAACAAAAGTGGACCCCTTCTACAGACACAGT CTCTTCCACGCCTACCCACCGGCCATGTCTGGCCTTCCCCCCGTCATCCCCCCGACCGGGCCCTTCGGCTCGCTGCAGGGCGCTTTTCAGCCCAAG ACCTCCAATCCACTTGATGTGGCCAGACCTGGAGGCGTCCCACACACGTTCTTACAGAAGGACCCCAGg CTAACGGATCCATTCCGGCCCGTTCTCAGG AAACCAGGGAAGTGGTGCGCCATGCATGTCCATATCGCCTGGCAGATATACCACCACCAACAGAAAGTAAAG CAGCAGATGCAGGTCGACCCTCACAAGCTAGACTTCGGCCTGAAGCCAGAGTTCCTGAGTCGACCTCCGGGCCCTAGCCTCTTCGGCGCCATCCATCACCCCAGCGACTTGGCGCGGCCCGCCACACTCTTCTCTGCTGCAG GTCCCACACACCCCTCGGCAGGTCCTTTCGGTCATCCCCCCCACCATCCTGGAAACTTCCTCGCCCCAGCATCTCACTTAG AACCTTTCGGTAGGCCTGCATCATTTGGAGGACTGGGCACCCTCAGTTCATCTGCCTTTGGGGGACTGGGCAATCCGGCACTAA AATCCCTAGCAGCGGCCAACTCTGTGTTCGGCCATAAAGATGGCCCCAACGCACAGCAGCACTTCAACCCCGGTGGTAACAGCGGCCACCAGGAGCCGTGGAACCGCCTGCACCGCACGCCGCCCTCCTTCCCAACACCGCCACCCTGGCTGAAACCCGGAGACTCTGAGAGGAGCACCTCGGCCAGCTCGCACGAGCGGGACCGAGACTCTGACAAACGGGACTCGTTGGTCAGTAAAGACGACAAAGACAG GGACTCTGTAGAAAAGCGCCATTCGAGCCATCCGTCCCCAGTCCCCGTCAACCCTATCAACCTCCTTGGTCACACCCGGCCTCCTGAGCACCACAGGAACCACCTGCTCCCTGCTTCTGGCGAGCCTCAAAGGGACAAGGAGAACAAGGCCAAAGACCGGGAGAGGGAGCACTCGGACTCCTGGAAAGACAACGGCACAGATGACCACAAGCTCAAAGACAACCAGCACAGCGACAAGGACACGCCCATCATCCTCGACGGCCGAGTGTCAGAGGACAAAGTGTCCAACAGGGGGACGCCGTCGCCCTACGTCCGGCAGACGAGCCTCGAGCGTCCCAATGGCGGGCTGAGCAGGGAGGTCCTGGAGAAAAAGGCAGAGCTGCCGTACGAGCACCAGAAGAAGAACAATGAGGTGAAGGTGAAGGAGGAGCGGAAGGAGGAGCAGGATGGAGCCACAGAGAGGGCAACCGAGCAGCCGACACGGGCCCCCTCCACGCCAAACCTCCCCCCAAACCTCCCGCCAAACCTCCACCCTCCCTCCTCAATGCCCATGCCCATGAGCATGGCTGGCGTCCACCCCATCAACAGCATCAGTGGTCTGGAGAGAACTCGAATGGTGGCGCCCTTCATGGGTATCAGCCCCATCCCAGGAGCCGACAGGTTCCCTTACCCTGCTTTCCACTGGGACCCAATGAGGGACCCCTACAGGGGCCTGGACATTCACAGACGGGACCCTTTGGCCAGGGACCTGTTGCTAAGGAATGACCCTCTGCACCGACTTGCAGGGCAACGCCTCTACGAGGCCGAGCGCTCCTACAGAGACCGTGAGCCTCACGACTTTAATCGTGACCACATCCACCCTCTGGCCCTGGAGCAGAGGAGGGAGCAGGAGCGCGCCCACATGGAGGAGCGTGAGCGCCTCAACATGCTCAGAGAGGACTATGAGCACGGGCGCCTCCACCAAGCAATGCACCACCTTGACGGACACCTCCCACACCCCGCCCAGGGCCTCATGGCCCCCGGACTCCCAGGCATGCACTACTCCAGGGTCAGTCCCTcggccgcagcagcagcagccgccgcGGCCACCGCCCATCAGAACGGTATCCTGAACAAAACCCCACCCACCGCCTCTCTGAGTGCCCCGCCCCCTCTCATCCCCACACTGGGCGCCCGGCCCGGCTCACCCAGACGGACTACTCCCCTGGCCACAGATATCAGAGACAGACCGGCTCACAAAGACATCGAGGCGCGGTGA
- the auts2a gene encoding autism susceptibility gene 2 protein isoform X6: protein MRRRLSPGALNQSGTEDSRMIKSSWFYVKFKYNEKLKPGQNNCKDSDSESVSGESKPSIRSSSRDRLTDCDTETDQDDKVSDANSEKFFSTAAVKVPDFGIHVLSTNGSQEPHGPGLLKVSGLERSQEKSQETCRDPQPPASSPPSQPLPPRALPLPQPQPQPSVPQPLSPHRTQTNGPTQAPASTNPPTRSEALPRPQTPAALPLAQGQEPSPLPPPRPQHQPELLSHPRPPPTPSLHPHPPSPALPSHHPHQQHPSQAGPHRPPSRCHPRPLSAYNGHNLNGHSSSRSSTPGTKPHGPPTPSLQHPHHPPPPAAAAAAAAAASSFPLPLAANQSTPHGFPPALQSSPHPHHPNMFAPPAALPPPPPLTSSALPAPGHPAAGSAYSEQDLLRQELNTRFLASQNADRGASLGPPPYLRTEFHQHQHQHQHQHQHQHTHQHTHQHTFTPFPHAIMPTPAPPMVRTPARNFEKYPTKVDPFYRHSLFHAYPPAMSGLPPVIPPTGPFGSLQGAFQPKTSNPLDVARPGGVPHTFLQKDPRLTDPFRPVLRKPGKWCAMHVHIAWQIYHHQQKVKQQMQVDPHKLDFGLKPEFLSRPPGPSLFGAIHHPSDLARPATLFSAAGPTHPSAGPFGHPPHHPGNFLAPASHLEPFGRPASFGGLGTLSSSAFGGLGNPALKSLAAANSVFGHKDGPNAQQHFNPGGNSGHQEPWNRLHRTPPSFPTPPPWLKPGDSERSTSASSHERDRDSDKRDSLVSKDDKDRDSVEKRHSSHPSPVPVNPINLLGHTRPPEHHRNHLLPASGEPQRDKENKAKDREREHSDSWKDNGTDDHKLKDNQHSDKDTPIILDGRVSEDKVSNRGTPSPYVRQTSLERPNGGLSREVLEKKAELPYEHQKKNNEVKVKEERKEEQDGATERATEQPTRAPSTPNLPPNLPPNLHPPSSMPMPMSMAGVHPINSISGLERTRMVAPFMGISPIPGADRFPYPAFHWDPMRDPYRGLDIHRRDPLARDLLLRNDPLHRLAGQRLYEAERSYRDREPHDFNRDHIHPLALEQRREQERAHMEERERLNMLREDYEHGRLHQAMHHLDGHLPHPAQGLMAPGLPGMHYSRVSPSAAAAAAAAATAHQNGILNKTPPTASLSAPPPLIPTLGARPGSPRRTTPLATDIRDRPAHKDIEAR from the exons TTCCAGATTTTGGCATCCATGTGCTCTCCACCAATGGCAGCCAGGAGCCTCATGGGCCAGGCCTCCTCAAGGTGTCAGGCCTAGAGcgcagtcaggagaagagccaGGAGACCTGCAGGGACCCCCAACCCCCTGCATCCAGCCCTCCCAGTCAGCCTCTGCCCCCCCGAGCCCTCCCCCTGCCCCAGCCGCAGCCCCAGCCGTCCGTCCCCCAGCCCCTGTCCCCTCATCGGACCCAAACAAACGGCCCCACCCAGGCTCCGGCCTCCACGAACCCGCCCACACGCTCAGAGGCTCTCCCCAGGCCTCAGACGCCCGCAGCCCTGCCTCTCGCTCAGGGCCAAGAGCCCTCGCCGCTCCCCCCTCCCCGGCCCCAGCATCAGCCCGAGCTGCTGTCCCACCCCCGGCCTCCGCCGACGCCCAGCCTTCACCCACACCCGCCATCGCCCGCCCTCCCCAGCCATCACCCTCACCAACAGCACCCCAGTCAGGCCGGGCCCCACCGGCCCCCGTCACGCTGCCACCCACGGCCCCTTTCCGCCTACAACGGCCACAACCTCAACGGTCACAG cagcagcaggagcagcaccCCAGGCACCAAGCCCCACGGGCCCCCTACTCCCTCTCTGCAACACCCCCACCACCCGCCTCCCCCtgcagcggcggcagcagcagcagcagcagcctcctcctTCCCGCTGCCCTTGGCGGCTAACCAGAGCACCCCCCACGGCTTCCCCCCTGCCTTGCAGTCCTCGCCGCACCCACATCACCCCAATATGTTCGCTCCTCCAGCGGCCttgcctccaccaccaccacttacGTCTAGCGCCCTGCCAGCACCAGGACATCCCGCTGCTGGGAGTGCCTACTCAG AGCAAGACCTTCTGCGCCAGGAGCTCAACACCCGTTTCCTGGCCTCCCAGAACGCCGACCGTGGCGCCTCGCTGGGCCCTCCGCCCTACCTGCGCACCGAGTTCCACCAGcaccagcatcagcatcagcaccagcaTCAGCACCAACACACCCACCAGCACACCCACCAGCACACCTTCACGCCCTTCCCCCACGCCATCATGCCCACCCCAGCACCGCCCATGGTGCGTACCCCGGCCAGAAAC TTTGAAAAATACCCAACAAAAGTGGACCCCTTCTACAGACACAGT CTCTTCCACGCCTACCCACCGGCCATGTCTGGCCTTCCCCCCGTCATCCCCCCGACCGGGCCCTTCGGCTCGCTGCAGGGCGCTTTTCAGCCCAAG ACCTCCAATCCACTTGATGTGGCCAGACCTGGAGGCGTCCCACACACGTTCTTACAGAAGGACCCCAGg CTAACGGATCCATTCCGGCCCGTTCTCAGG AAACCAGGGAAGTGGTGCGCCATGCATGTCCATATCGCCTGGCAGATATACCACCACCAACAGAAAGTAAAG CAGCAGATGCAGGTCGACCCTCACAAGCTAGACTTCGGCCTGAAGCCAGAGTTCCTGAGTCGACCTCCGGGCCCTAGCCTCTTCGGCGCCATCCATCACCCCAGCGACTTGGCGCGGCCCGCCACACTCTTCTCTGCTGCAG GTCCCACACACCCCTCGGCAGGTCCTTTCGGTCATCCCCCCCACCATCCTGGAAACTTCCTCGCCCCAGCATCTCACTTAG AACCTTTCGGTAGGCCTGCATCATTTGGAGGACTGGGCACCCTCAGTTCATCTGCCTTTGGGGGACTGGGCAATCCGGCACTAA AATCCCTAGCAGCGGCCAACTCTGTGTTCGGCCATAAAGATGGCCCCAACGCACAGCAGCACTTCAACCCCGGTGGTAACAGCGGCCACCAGGAGCCGTGGAACCGCCTGCACCGCACGCCGCCCTCCTTCCCAACACCGCCACCCTGGCTGAAACCCGGAGACTCTGAGAGGAGCACCTCGGCCAGCTCGCACGAGCGGGACCGAGACTCTGACAAACGGGACTCGTTGGTCAGTAAAGACGACAAAGACAG GGACTCTGTAGAAAAGCGCCATTCGAGCCATCCGTCCCCAGTCCCCGTCAACCCTATCAACCTCCTTGGTCACACCCGGCCTCCTGAGCACCACAGGAACCACCTGCTCCCTGCTTCTGGCGAGCCTCAAAGGGACAAGGAGAACAAGGCCAAAGACCGGGAGAGGGAGCACTCGGACTCCTGGAAAGACAACGGCACAGATGACCACAAGCTCAAAGACAACCAGCACAGCGACAAGGACACGCCCATCATCCTCGACGGCCGAGTGTCAGAGGACAAAGTGTCCAACAGGGGGACGCCGTCGCCCTACGTCCGGCAGACGAGCCTCGAGCGTCCCAATGGCGGGCTGAGCAGGGAGGTCCTGGAGAAAAAGGCAGAGCTGCCGTACGAGCACCAGAAGAAGAACAATGAGGTGAAGGTGAAGGAGGAGCGGAAGGAGGAGCAGGATGGAGCCACAGAGAGGGCAACCGAGCAGCCGACACGGGCCCCCTCCACGCCAAACCTCCCCCCAAACCTCCCGCCAAACCTCCACCCTCCCTCCTCAATGCCCATGCCCATGAGCATGGCTGGCGTCCACCCCATCAACAGCATCAGTGGTCTGGAGAGAACTCGAATGGTGGCGCCCTTCATGGGTATCAGCCCCATCCCAGGAGCCGACAGGTTCCCTTACCCTGCTTTCCACTGGGACCCAATGAGGGACCCCTACAGGGGCCTGGACATTCACAGACGGGACCCTTTGGCCAGGGACCTGTTGCTAAGGAATGACCCTCTGCACCGACTTGCAGGGCAACGCCTCTACGAGGCCGAGCGCTCCTACAGAGACCGTGAGCCTCACGACTTTAATCGTGACCACATCCACCCTCTGGCCCTGGAGCAGAGGAGGGAGCAGGAGCGCGCCCACATGGAGGAGCGTGAGCGCCTCAACATGCTCAGAGAGGACTATGAGCACGGGCGCCTCCACCAAGCAATGCACCACCTTGACGGACACCTCCCACACCCCGCCCAGGGCCTCATGGCCCCCGGACTCCCAGGCATGCACTACTCCAGGGTCAGTCCCTcggccgcagcagcagcagccgccgcGGCCACCGCCCATCAGAACGGTATCCTGAACAAAACCCCACCCACCGCCTCTCTGAGTGCCCCGCCCCCTCTCATCCCCACACTGGGCGCCCGGCCCGGCTCACCCAGACGGACTACTCCCCTGGCCACAGATATCAGAGACAGACCGGCTCACAAAGACATCGAGGCGCGGTGA